In Bordetella genomosp. 11, the sequence TGTGTTTCCAATGGCGGCGGCCCGCCGCAATAGCGCGGATGATAAGAGGGGAGAATCGCCACATGCAAGTCGACACCCACACGCCGGCAGGATCGGAATTGCACGCTTGGCGCGCGTTTCTGGCGCGTGCGACGCTGGCGCTCGGGCTTTTGCTGCTGGCCAGCGCGGTGGTTTGCTGGGTCGCGGCCAACTGGGGCGCCATGACAAAAGTGCAGCGCCTGGCAGGGGCGCAGGTACTGCTGGCAGCAAGCGCCTTGCTCGCCGCGTTCCTGTACGCGCGCCCGGCGCGCACCCCCGTCGCGGCGCACGGCCGCGCCTGCATGGTCGGCCTGGCGAGCGTGCTCCTGGGCGCCTTGCTGGCGCTGGTGGGCCAGACCTACCAGACCGGCGCCGACACCTGGGAGCTGTTCGCCCTGTGGAGCGGCCTGATGCTGCCGTGGGCCGTCGCGGCGCGCAGCCAGGGGGTATGGCTGTTCTGGATCGTGTTGGCCAATATCGCCCTGGCCCTGCTGCTGGGCGAACGCGTGCTGTCCTGGTGGGTGGTCTTCGACGGGCCGGGCTTTCCCAGCCTGATCGTCAGTGCGGCCAACCTGCTGATGCTGGCCATCTGGGAATTCTGCGCCTGGCGGGGGCACGCGCGTACCGGGGTGGGCCCCAGGGTATTGGTCCTGCTGGCGGTCGGCGTGCTGGCCCTGGCCCTGATGTTCGGAGAATCCGTGGTAGAGCGCCTGGGCACGTATACCGGGCTGGCCTGGGTCGGCGTGACGCTGGTGCTCGGCTATTTCTATACGCGCATCCGCCTGGACCTGGTGATCCTGGCGCTGCTGGCGGCGGGCGTGGTCTGCGTGTCGCTGCGGGTGGTGGGCGAGTGGCTGTTGCGCATCGACCCTGGCGTCTGGGTTGCCCTGCCGCTGGCCGGCCTGCTGATGGGCGAGGCGGTGGTCGCCGCCCGCTGGCTGCGTAGCCTTGCCTCGCGACAGGCCGGCGCCGCCCCGGACCCGCACGCCGGCCCGGCCGTCGACCCCGCCGATGCCTACGTGCGGGCAGCCGGCGAACCGGCCGGCGCGCTGCCTCCCGATGCCCCGCCCGCGGCCCCGGAAACCGCCGCATCGGCCGGCGGCGCCGTCGACGAAGCCGGCACAGCCGCCGCCGTGGCGCAACTGGGCCCGCGGGTCGCCCGGCGCACGGCCACGCCTTGGTATGTGCAGGGTCTGCTGGGCCTGAGCGCGTGGATCGCCACCCTGCTGCTGCTGGTGTTCCTGGTGGCTTCCGGCATCGTCCCGACCGCTTCCTCGGCTTTGGTGCTGGGCCTCGTGCTGTGCGTGGCCGGCGTCGCGGTGGCCCGCAACGCGCGCCAGCTGTTCTGGCGCCAGTGCGCCACGGCGCTGGCCTTCTCCGGCCAGATCCTGGCGGCCGCGGGGCTGTCCGTGTCGAACTCGCCCACGGGTTCGGCGCTGCTCATCCTGGTGTTGGCGGTCGCGGTCTATATCCTTGCCCCGGATGCCATCCTGCGGTTCCTCAGTGGCGTCATGATCGCGCTGGCCCTCTTTATATTGACGTCGTTTTCCGCCAGCACGCAGGACCTGTACGAGCACGTCCTGAGCTGGATGGGTTTCGACATGGTACGCGGCCTGGCGGTTTGGCTGCCGGCGTGCGTGGCGGGCGCCTGGCTGGCGGCCGCCGCCTTCCTGGTACGCGAACGCATGCCCGCGTCGCGGCGCGACACCTTGCAACCCCTGGCCTGGGCGTTCGCGCTGACCGCGCAGCTGGCTGCCCTGCAGGCGACCGGCGTGCCGGTGTGGGAGCTGCCCGCCCTGTGGGGCGTGCACCCGCCGGGCGTCCTGTATCTGCTCCTGGCCGCCCTGCTGCCGGTCGCGGTGGCCTGGGCCTTGATACGGCGCCGGCGCGCGGTCCTGCCGGCCAGCGTCCGCGTCGGTGTGCCGCTGGGCCTGCTGATCCTGGCGGTGTGCTGGCTGCCGGCGCCCGGCATTGCCTTCGCCCTGGCGTGGATCCTGCTGGGCTTCGGGCTGGGCCGGCCGCGCCTGCTGCGCTGGGGCCAGGCCGTACTGCTGATCTATCTGATTCAGTATTACTACCAATTAGGCGTTCCCTTGCTGCAAAAGTCGCTCTGGCTGGCCGGCGCGGGTGTCCTGCTGCTGGTCATGCGGCTCGTCGCCTGGCGCCTGCCGCGCTGGCTGGAAGGCGCCAGGCCCGCCGTGCCGGTCGTTGCGGCGGCCCCGCGGCGGCCGCTGTGGACGGGGGTCATCGTGGCCGGACTGGCACTGGTGCTGGCGGTCGTCAACACGGGGATCTGGCAGCGCGAGCAACTGCTGGCCAGCGGACACATCGTGCGGCTGGCCCTGGCCCCGGTCGACCCGCGCGCCCTCATGCAGGGGGACTACATGGCCCTGCGCTTTGCCGCGGCGCGGGAAATTACCCGCCTGCAGGACGGGCAGCCGGCCACCGTGGCCGGATTGTGGGGCGGCCCGGCCACCGATGGCTATCTCGTCCTGCTGCCCGATGCGGAAGGCGTCGCCCAGCCCGTGCGCGTGCAGCCGGCACCGGAGCCCCACGACGCCCGCGAGGTGGTGCTGCGCTATCGGTTGCGCGCCGACGGCGTGCGCCTGGTGACCAACGCTTTCTTCTTTCCAGAGGGCGAGGCCGCGCGATACGAGCAGGCCCGCTACGGCGAGCTTCGCGTCGGCGACGACGGGACCGGCTTGCTGGTGCGCCTGTTGAATGCCGATCTTCAGCCCTTATAGCGGCGGCCCCATTGCGCGATGGCCTCGGCCAGGAAACGCGTGGGACCATCGGCCACGATAGGCGCGAAACCCAGGACGCGCCAGGCGTGCTCCAGCGCTTCGACAGGCCGGGCCAAGTCCAGCGCCGGGGCGTGGTTCTGCTTGGACAGCTTCAACCCCGTGATGGGGTCCAGGACCAGCGGCACATGCATGACGCGCGGCGGCTGGGCGCCGAGCAGGCGTGCCAGGACGCGCTGGCGCGCGGTCGAGCTGAGCAGATCGGCGCCGCGCACAATGTCGGTGACGCCTTGCGCCGCGTCATCCACCACCACCGCCAATTGATACGCCCACATGCCGTCCGCTCGCCGCAGCACGAAATCGCCCACCGCCTGGGCCACGTTCTGGCGCTGCTCGCCCAGCCAGCGGTCGGTGAAACTTTCCTCGCCCGGCGGCACCCGCAGCCGCCATGCGCGGGGCAGCCTGCCCGGCGGCAAGCCGTCGCGGCATGTCCCGACATAGGGCCGCTCGCCGTCCACCAAGGCTTGGCGGACGCCACGCGCCCGTTCCAGTGCCGCATGGTTGTCGATGATTTCGCGGCGCGTGCAGGCGCAGCCGTAGACCAGCCCGCGGGCCGTCAGGTCGTCCATGGCCTGGCGGTAAGCCGCATCGCGCTGGGACTGCCACATCACCTCGCCGTCCCATTGCAATCCCAGCGTGCGCAACTGCCGCATGATGAGGCGGTCGGCGCCCGGCACGGTACGCGGCTTATCGATGTCCTCGATGCGCAGCAGCCATGTGCCGCCATGGGCTCGCGCATCCAGGTAGCTGGCCAATGCGGCGACCAGCGATCCCGCGTGCAGCGGTCCGCTGGGGCTGGGGGCGAAACGGCCGATGTAGGTCATGGACTGGCGGGTATCCTGCGCGCCAAAGCAAAGCCGGCCCGAAGGCCGGCCGGGTTCGGCGAAGGCAGGTCGTTAATGCAGGCAGCGGACGTCGCCGTCGTCGTCGAGCAGTTCTTCGAGGACCAGGTTATCGATGTCCGCTTCCTGGCTCCAGAGCACCATCAGCGCGGTAATCTTCAGCTTGGACAGGGGAACGGGCGATTCCGGCGCCGCCAGCGCACGGTCGATGACGATCTCTCGCAAGGGAGCGGGCAGGACGCCGGCGGACTCCAGGAAGGTGATGAAGCCGATGGCTTCGCTACCCAGCTGCCGGTATTCGCTGTCGGTGTAGATGCGGGTACCGGTCGCGGGCTGCTGAGCCAGATCCACGCAGCGCTCGGTGGTCTCTGCCAGGCCGTACAACCAGCCCAACGCATCGTCGATGTCTTCGTGTTCGAAGCCCGCCGCGGCCAGACGTTTCGCCAGTACATCCGCAGCAGGACAGGCTTGCGGCGTGTAGTAATTTTCAAAAAGATAGACGAGGATATCGAACATAGGGCGCAGCGTTTGTGCCAGTTTGCCCAGTCGGCCCGCTTATCGGCAAACCAGCAAACATGAATTCACTTTACGCTTATTCAAGTCCCGGGGCAACCGCCCTGCGGCGGGTGTTATGCGGATGCGACGACGTAGCGCGTAGAACGCCGTAGTTGAGCATAAATTCAGGAATCAGTCAGGCGCTGCCGGGGGTGGCGCTCATCAACATGTCAGGAGATCTGCTTGGACAACACCGAACTGGACGTGACGGGCGAGGCCGCGCCACTGCCGCAACTGCCGCCGCCGGCGCGCGTCGGCGATGCATGGGATCAGGTTGATACGCCCTGCCTGGTGCTGGACCTGGATGCTTTCGAGCACAATCTGCGCACCATGCAAGAATGGGCCGACCGCTGTGACGTCGCCCTGCGGCCGCATGCCAAGGCTCACAAATGTCCGGAAGTGGCGTTGCGCCAGGCGGCGCTGGGTGCGCGAGGGGTGTGCGTGCAGAAGGTCAGCGAAGCATTGCCCTTCGTCGCCGCCGGCATACACGATATCCACATCAGCAATGAGGTCGTCGGTGCCACCAAGCTGGACCTGCTGGCGTCGCTCGCCAGGCAGGCGCGGATCAGCGTGTGCGTGGACCATGTGGACAATGTGGCGGATCTTTCCCGCGCGGCGGCGAGGCATGGCGCGCGTATCGATGTGCTGGTCGAGCTGGATGTGGGCCAGGGACGTTGCGGGGTGTCGTCGCCGACCGCGGCGCTGGAGCTGGCGCGGCGTATCGAGAGTCTGCCGGGTTTGCGTTTTGCCGGTTTGCAGGCGTATCACGGGTCGCTGCAGCATCGGCGCGGCCATGCGGAGCGCGCGGCCGCGTGTCGCGAGACAGCGGCCCGGGCCAAGGAGTGCGCGCGGATTCTGGCCGAGCATGACTATGCCTGCCCGATCATTACGGGCTCCGGGACGGGGACGGCGGAGTTCGACGGGCCTGGTGGGGTCTATACGGAACTGCAGGCTGGGACGTATGCCTTTATGGACGGGGACTACGGCGATAACGAGTGGGCGGGCGAGCTGCAGTTGCGCAATAGCCTGTTCTTGCTGAGTACGGTGATGAGTACGCCTTGCGCGGATCGCGTGGTGCTGGACGCGGGGTTGAAGTCGACGACGATCGAGTGTGGGTTGCCGCGGGTGCATGAGCGGCCTGGTCTGACGTATGTCGCGGCGAATGACGAGCATGGGGTGGTGCGGGTGGCGGCGGGGGCGGCGACGCCTGCGTTGGGGACGAAGTTGCTGCTGGTGCCTTCGCATTGCGATCCGACGTTCAATTTGCATGACACGTTGGTGGCGGTGCGGGCGGGGGTGGTGGAAGGGATTTGGCCTATCTCGGCGCGTGGGCTTAGTCGGTGAGGGGTTTGCTGATGGGGACCGTTGGCGTTCGACGGCGGCGTGGGGGCTGCTGATGCCTGTCTGCTGTCGTTTCTGTGGGCGGGTGGTTCGCTTATGCCGTTGGTTGATGGTTGGCGTTGGCGGGTATTTTGCTTGTGCCGTCCGGCGGGGGTGATGCCTGTCGGGGCCAGCCCGGAGGAGCCGGTCCGGCGCCTTCGCGCCGGACTCCCGCGTCGTCATCCTCGTACGGCGGCCGAAGTGGCGGTGGGGTTCTTGTGCTTTTTTTGCCCGGCCGTCCTTCCTTCGGATTCCCTCGCGCGGCTCCAACGGGCTGGCCCCGACAGGCATCACCCCCGCCGGACTCCGGTTTGCCTTATTCACGGTCGCTGCGACGAGCTGGGTTCTTGCGCTTCGTGGGTGGCGGATGCTGCCGCTGGAAGATTTTGCATTGCACGTCGCATCGAGGCCGCCCAGCGCGGCCCCGCTGCGCCTACGCCGTAGTTGAATGCGACGGGCTGCATGCGAATGGCGGTGGGGATGGCGGCGGCGGTGGAATGCGACGTGCTCGAATGTCGCAGACGCAGGAATCCTGACAGTCCTGTCGGGAGACTGCAGACACAGAAATCCTGACAGTCTCGACACCGCCACAGGATTCTGCGGACACGACGGTCCTGACACCCCGCAAGCTCTGGATGCCGCGGGCACAAAGGTCCTGACGCCTCGACAGGCTTGGATGCCACGGCTACTCCTCAATCCTGACAGTGCCGTCCGCGCTCCTGGGCCGCGTCGCGGCTCGGTCCCCATGTCGCGTATCGTTGACCATCTCGGCTCGTTGGCCATCTTGCCCATGGCTCATGCGAATGTACGCATGCAACGGCATCCACTCCGGATGCAAAACCGTCGCACGAAAGCACCCGCGGCATGACGCGCCGTGTAGGCGATCGCTGGCCGCGCTGGGCGGCCGGCGATCGACGTGCGCCGCAAGATCTTCCATCGGCGGCATCCACTACCGACGAAGCGCAAGAACCCAGTTCGCCCCAGCGGACAGTGAATAAAGCACATCGGAGTCCGTCGGGGGTGGTGCCTGTCGGGGCCAGCCCGTTGGAGCCGCGCGAGGGAATCCGAAGATACCGTCTCGACTGTCAAGCAGTGACAGGAAAGTCGAAGCGGTAAGGTTCGCGGGTTTTAATTACGCCAAAGCAAAGATGAACCAGCTTACGCATGCAGGCGCCTATGGCCGACATCTTGGCTTTGCCCGCCGCTAGCAGACGCTGATAAAGCGCCTTGATATGCGGATTGTGTTGGGCTGCCACGACACCGGCCATGTACAGC encodes:
- a CDS encoding GDYXXLXY domain-containing protein, which gives rise to MQVDTHTPAGSELHAWRAFLARATLALGLLLLASAVVCWVAANWGAMTKVQRLAGAQVLLAASALLAAFLYARPARTPVAAHGRACMVGLASVLLGALLALVGQTYQTGADTWELFALWSGLMLPWAVAARSQGVWLFWIVLANIALALLLGERVLSWWVVFDGPGFPSLIVSAANLLMLAIWEFCAWRGHARTGVGPRVLVLLAVGVLALALMFGESVVERLGTYTGLAWVGVTLVLGYFYTRIRLDLVILALLAAGVVCVSLRVVGEWLLRIDPGVWVALPLAGLLMGEAVVAARWLRSLASRQAGAAPDPHAGPAVDPADAYVRAAGEPAGALPPDAPPAAPETAASAGGAVDEAGTAAAVAQLGPRVARRTATPWYVQGLLGLSAWIATLLLLVFLVASGIVPTASSALVLGLVLCVAGVAVARNARQLFWRQCATALAFSGQILAAAGLSVSNSPTGSALLILVLAVAVYILAPDAILRFLSGVMIALALFILTSFSASTQDLYEHVLSWMGFDMVRGLAVWLPACVAGAWLAAAAFLVRERMPASRRDTLQPLAWAFALTAQLAALQATGVPVWELPALWGVHPPGVLYLLLAALLPVAVAWALIRRRRAVLPASVRVGVPLGLLILAVCWLPAPGIAFALAWILLGFGLGRPRLLRWGQAVLLIYLIQYYYQLGVPLLQKSLWLAGAGVLLLVMRLVAWRLPRWLEGARPAVPVVAAAPRRPLWTGVIVAGLALVLAVVNTGIWQREQLLASGHIVRLALAPVDPRALMQGDYMALRFAAAREITRLQDGQPATVAGLWGGPATDGYLVLLPDAEGVAQPVRVQPAPEPHDAREVVLRYRLRADGVRLVTNAFFFPEGEAARYEQARYGELRVGDDGTGLLVRLLNADLQPL
- the gluQRS gene encoding tRNA glutamyl-Q(34) synthetase GluQRS is translated as MTYIGRFAPSPSGPLHAGSLVAALASYLDARAHGGTWLLRIEDIDKPRTVPGADRLIMRQLRTLGLQWDGEVMWQSQRDAAYRQAMDDLTARGLVYGCACTRREIIDNHAALERARGVRQALVDGERPYVGTCRDGLPPGRLPRAWRLRVPPGEESFTDRWLGEQRQNVAQAVGDFVLRRADGMWAYQLAVVVDDAAQGVTDIVRGADLLSSTARQRVLARLLGAQPPRVMHVPLVLDPITGLKLSKQNHAPALDLARPVEALEHAWRVLGFAPIVADGPTRFLAEAIAQWGRRYKG
- a CDS encoding DUF494 family protein, which encodes MFDILVYLFENYYTPQACPAADVLAKRLAAAGFEHEDIDDALGWLYGLAETTERCVDLAQQPATGTRIYTDSEYRQLGSEAIGFITFLESAGVLPAPLREIVIDRALAAPESPVPLSKLKITALMVLWSQEADIDNLVLEELLDDDGDVRCLH
- a CDS encoding DSD1 family PLP-dependent enzyme, whose translation is MDNTELDVTGEAAPLPQLPPPARVGDAWDQVDTPCLVLDLDAFEHNLRTMQEWADRCDVALRPHAKAHKCPEVALRQAALGARGVCVQKVSEALPFVAAGIHDIHISNEVVGATKLDLLASLARQARISVCVDHVDNVADLSRAAARHGARIDVLVELDVGQGRCGVSSPTAALELARRIESLPGLRFAGLQAYHGSLQHRRGHAERAAACRETAARAKECARILAEHDYACPIITGSGTGTAEFDGPGGVYTELQAGTYAFMDGDYGDNEWAGELQLRNSLFLLSTVMSTPCADRVVLDAGLKSTTIECGLPRVHERPGLTYVAANDEHGVVRVAAGAATPALGTKLLLVPSHCDPTFNLHDTLVAVRAGVVEGIWPISARGLSR